A section of the Oreochromis aureus strain Israel breed Guangdong linkage group 22, ZZ_aureus, whole genome shotgun sequence genome encodes:
- the ago3b gene encoding protein argonaute-3 isoform X2, with protein MEIGTTGAVGAQALFTLPRRPGYGTLGKSIKLLANCFQVEIPKIDVYLYEVDIKPDKCPRRVNREVVDSMVQHFKVTIFGDRLPVYDGKKSLYTVSPLPVATGGVDLDVTLPGEGGKDRPFKVTIKFVSLVSWHMLHEVLTGRGAPGPLDLDKPLSTNPVHAVDVVLRHLPSMKYTPVGRSFFSSPKDYDHPLGGGREVWFGFHQSVRPAMWKMMLNIDVSATAFYKAQPVIQFMCEVLDIHNIDEQPRPLTDSHRVKFTKEIKGLKVEVTHCGTMRRKYRVCNVTRRPASLQTFPLQLENGQTVERTVAQYFREKYNLQLKYPHLPCLQVGQEQKHTYLPLEVCNIVAGQRCIKKLTDNQTSTMIKATARSAPDRQEEISRLVRSANYDADPFVQEFQFRVRDEMAQVTGRVLPAPMLQYGGRNRTVATPSHGVWDMRGKQFHTGVEIKMWAIACFATQRQCREEILKSFTDQLRKISKDAGMPIQGQPCFCKYAQGADSVEPMFRHLKNTYAGLQLIIVILPGKTPVYAEVKRVGDTLLGMATQCVQVKNVVKTSPQTLSNLCLKINVKLGGINNILVPHQRPSVFQQPIIFLGADVTHPPAGDGKKPSIAAVVGSMDAHPCRYCATVRVQRPRQEVIQDLASMVRELLIQFYKSTRYKPTRIIFYRDGVSEGQFRQVLYYELLAIREACISLEKEYQPGITYIVVQKRHHTRLFCADRTERVGRSGNIPAGTTVDTDITHPYEFDFYLCSHAGIQGTSRPSHYHVLWDDNCFTADDFQLLTYQLCHTYVRCTRSVSIPAPAYYAHLVAFRARYHLVDKEHDSAEGSHVSGQSNGRDPQALAKAVQIHHDTLRTMYFA; from the exons ATGGAAATCGGAACAACAG GAGCCGTTGGAGCCCAAGCGCTGTTCACATTGCCACGGCGACCGGGCTATGGCACCCTTGGAAAATCCATCAAGCTTCTGGCCAACTGTTTTCAGGTGGAAATCCCCAAGATTGATGTCTACCTGTATGAGGTGGACATTAAGCCTGATAAATGTCCGCGGCGGGTCAACAG GGAGGTAGTGGACTCCATGGTGCAGCATTTTAAGGTGACCATCTTTGGTGACCGGCTGCCAGTTTATGATGGGAAGAAGAGCCTCTACACTGTGAGCCCACTTCCTGTCGCCACTGGTGGG GTTGATCTGGATGTCACCCTGCCAGGTGAAGGTGGGAAGGACCGAccttttaaagtcacaattaaATTTGTGTCATTAGTCAGCTGGCACATGCTACATGAAGTCTTGACAGGACGTGGAGCACCAGGGCCACTGGACCTGGATAAACCTCTGAGCACTAACCCTGTTCATGCTGTGGATGTTGTCCTTCGGCATCTGCCCTCCATGAA GTACACCCCTGTTGGAAGATCCTTCTTCTCCTCCCCAAAGGACTATGACCATCCACTAGGTGGAGGAAGAGAAGTTTGGTTCGGCTTCCATCAGTCAGTACGGCCAGCCATGTGGAAGATGATGCTAAATATTGATG TGTCAGCCACAGCTTTCTACAAAGCCCAGCCAGTCATTCAGTTCATGTGTGAGGTTCTGGACATTCACAACATTGACGAGCAGCCACGCCCCCTCACAGACTCCCACAGGGTCAAGTTCACCAAAGAGATCAAAG GTCTTAAAGTGGAAgtgacacactgtggaaccatGCGTAGGAAGTACAGAGTCTGCAATGTAACACGGCGCCCTGCCAGCCTCCAGAC ATTTCCATTGCAGCTTGAGAACGGTCAAACAGTTGAGCGCACAGTGGCTCAGTACTTCAGAGAGAAGTACAATCTGCAGCTGAAATATCCCCACCTGCCTTGTCTGCAGGTGGGACAGGAACAGAAACACACCTACTTGCCTCTAGAG GTGTGCAACATTGTAGCAGGACAGCGCTGTATTAAAAAGCTAACGGACAACCAAACATCAACCATGATCAAAGCCACAGCCCGCTCTGCACCAGACAGACAAGAGGAGATTAGCAGGCTG GTGCGGAGTGCAAACTATGATGCCGACCCATTTGTCCAGGAATTTCAGTTCCGTGTGCGGGATGAGATGGCTCAGGTGACGGGTCGCGTCCTGCCAGCCCCCATGCTGCAGTATGGTGGCAGG AACCGCACGGTGGCCACACCCAGTCACGGGGTTTGGGACAtgagagggaagcagtttcacACTGGAGTGGAGATCAAGATGTGGGCTATTGCCTGCTTTGCCACCCAGAGGCAGTGCAGAGAAGAGATCCTCAA GAGCTTCACTGACCAGCTGCGGAAAATCTCAAAGGATGCTGGGATGCCTATCCAAGGCCAGCCATGTTTCTGTAAATATGCCCAGGGAGCTGACAGCGTGGAGCCCATGTTCAGACACCTGAAGAACACCTACGCTGGACTACAGCTCATCATCGTGATCCTACCTGGCAAAACACCAGTCTATG CTGAGGTGAAGCGGGTGGGTGACACCCTCCTCGGCATGGCCACCCAATGCGTGCAGGTGAAGAACGTAGTAAAAACGTCCCCTCAGACCCTCTCTAACCTCTGCCTCAAGATCAATGTCAAACTGGGAGGCATCAACAACATTCTGGTTCCACATCAGCG ACCCTCTGTGTTTCAGCAACCTATCATCTTCCTTGGGGCTGATGTCACTCATCCTCCTGCAGGAGAtggaaagaagccatctattgCAGCG GTGGTAGGCAGTATGGATGCCCACCCCTGCAGGTACTGTGCTACAGTGCGGGTCCAGAGGCCTAGACAGGAGGTCATCCAGGATTTGGCCTCTATGGTGCGAGAGCTCTTGATCCAGTTCTACAAGTCGACCCGCTACAAGCCAACAAGGATCATTTTCTACAGGGATGGAGTGTCAGAGGGCCAGTTCAGAcag GTGCTGTACTATGAGCTGCTGGCCATCCGGGAGGCATGCATCAGTCTTGAGAAGGAATACCAGCCCGGGATAACTTACATCGTCGTGCAGAAACGCCATCACACGCGCCTGTTCTGCGCAGATCGCACTGAGCGG GTGGGACGAAGTGGAAACATTCCTGCCGGCACCACAGTGGACACAGACATCACCCACCCATACGAGTTTGACTTTTACCTCTGCAGTCACGCTGGAATCCAG GGTACCAGTCGTCCTTCTCACTACCATGTACTGTGGGATGACAACTGTTTCACCGCTGATGATTTCCAGCTCCTCACCTACCAGTTGTGCCACACCTACGTCCGCTGCACACGCTCTGTGTCCATCCCAGCACCTGCCTACTATGCTCACCTTGTAGCCTTCCGCGCTCGCTACCACCTGGTCGACAAAGAGCACGACAG tgcGGAAGGCAGCCATGTCTCAGGGCAGAGTAACGGCAGGGACCCCCAGGCTCTGGCCAAGGCTGTTCAGATCCACCACGACACACTGAGGACCATGTACTTCGCCTAA
- the ago3b gene encoding protein argonaute-3 isoform X1, translating into MEIGTTGAVGAQALFTLPRRPGYGTLGKSIKLLANCFQVEIPKIDVYLYEVDIKPDKCPRRVNREVVDSMVQHFKVTIFGDRLPVYDGKKSLYTVSPLPVATGGVDLDVTLPGEGGKDRPFKVTIKFVSLVSWHMLHEVLTGRGAPGPLDLDKPLSTNPVHAVDVVLRHLPSMKYTPVGRSFFSSPKDYDHPLGGGREVWFGFHQSVRPAMWKMMLNIDVSATAFYKAQPVIQFMCEVLDIHNIDEQPRPLTDSHRVKFTKEIKGLKVEVTHCGTMRRKYRVCNVTRRPASLQTFPLQLENGQTVERTVAQYFREKYNLQLKYPHLPCLQVGQEQKHTYLPLEVCNIVAGQRCIKKLTDNQTSTMIKATARSAPDRQEEISRLVRSANYDADPFVQEFQFRVRDEMAQVTGRVLPAPMLQYGGRVSSEPFMNRTVATPSHGVWDMRGKQFHTGVEIKMWAIACFATQRQCREEILKSFTDQLRKISKDAGMPIQGQPCFCKYAQGADSVEPMFRHLKNTYAGLQLIIVILPGKTPVYAEVKRVGDTLLGMATQCVQVKNVVKTSPQTLSNLCLKINVKLGGINNILVPHQRPSVFQQPIIFLGADVTHPPAGDGKKPSIAAVVGSMDAHPCRYCATVRVQRPRQEVIQDLASMVRELLIQFYKSTRYKPTRIIFYRDGVSEGQFRQVLYYELLAIREACISLEKEYQPGITYIVVQKRHHTRLFCADRTERVGRSGNIPAGTTVDTDITHPYEFDFYLCSHAGIQGTSRPSHYHVLWDDNCFTADDFQLLTYQLCHTYVRCTRSVSIPAPAYYAHLVAFRARYHLVDKEHDSAEGSHVSGQSNGRDPQALAKAVQIHHDTLRTMYFA; encoded by the exons ATGGAAATCGGAACAACAG GAGCCGTTGGAGCCCAAGCGCTGTTCACATTGCCACGGCGACCGGGCTATGGCACCCTTGGAAAATCCATCAAGCTTCTGGCCAACTGTTTTCAGGTGGAAATCCCCAAGATTGATGTCTACCTGTATGAGGTGGACATTAAGCCTGATAAATGTCCGCGGCGGGTCAACAG GGAGGTAGTGGACTCCATGGTGCAGCATTTTAAGGTGACCATCTTTGGTGACCGGCTGCCAGTTTATGATGGGAAGAAGAGCCTCTACACTGTGAGCCCACTTCCTGTCGCCACTGGTGGG GTTGATCTGGATGTCACCCTGCCAGGTGAAGGTGGGAAGGACCGAccttttaaagtcacaattaaATTTGTGTCATTAGTCAGCTGGCACATGCTACATGAAGTCTTGACAGGACGTGGAGCACCAGGGCCACTGGACCTGGATAAACCTCTGAGCACTAACCCTGTTCATGCTGTGGATGTTGTCCTTCGGCATCTGCCCTCCATGAA GTACACCCCTGTTGGAAGATCCTTCTTCTCCTCCCCAAAGGACTATGACCATCCACTAGGTGGAGGAAGAGAAGTTTGGTTCGGCTTCCATCAGTCAGTACGGCCAGCCATGTGGAAGATGATGCTAAATATTGATG TGTCAGCCACAGCTTTCTACAAAGCCCAGCCAGTCATTCAGTTCATGTGTGAGGTTCTGGACATTCACAACATTGACGAGCAGCCACGCCCCCTCACAGACTCCCACAGGGTCAAGTTCACCAAAGAGATCAAAG GTCTTAAAGTGGAAgtgacacactgtggaaccatGCGTAGGAAGTACAGAGTCTGCAATGTAACACGGCGCCCTGCCAGCCTCCAGAC ATTTCCATTGCAGCTTGAGAACGGTCAAACAGTTGAGCGCACAGTGGCTCAGTACTTCAGAGAGAAGTACAATCTGCAGCTGAAATATCCCCACCTGCCTTGTCTGCAGGTGGGACAGGAACAGAAACACACCTACTTGCCTCTAGAG GTGTGCAACATTGTAGCAGGACAGCGCTGTATTAAAAAGCTAACGGACAACCAAACATCAACCATGATCAAAGCCACAGCCCGCTCTGCACCAGACAGACAAGAGGAGATTAGCAGGCTG GTGCGGAGTGCAAACTATGATGCCGACCCATTTGTCCAGGAATTTCAGTTCCGTGTGCGGGATGAGATGGCTCAGGTGACGGGTCGCGTCCTGCCAGCCCCCATGCTGCAGTATGGTGGCAGGGTGAGCTCTGAACCCTTTATG AACCGCACGGTGGCCACACCCAGTCACGGGGTTTGGGACAtgagagggaagcagtttcacACTGGAGTGGAGATCAAGATGTGGGCTATTGCCTGCTTTGCCACCCAGAGGCAGTGCAGAGAAGAGATCCTCAA GAGCTTCACTGACCAGCTGCGGAAAATCTCAAAGGATGCTGGGATGCCTATCCAAGGCCAGCCATGTTTCTGTAAATATGCCCAGGGAGCTGACAGCGTGGAGCCCATGTTCAGACACCTGAAGAACACCTACGCTGGACTACAGCTCATCATCGTGATCCTACCTGGCAAAACACCAGTCTATG CTGAGGTGAAGCGGGTGGGTGACACCCTCCTCGGCATGGCCACCCAATGCGTGCAGGTGAAGAACGTAGTAAAAACGTCCCCTCAGACCCTCTCTAACCTCTGCCTCAAGATCAATGTCAAACTGGGAGGCATCAACAACATTCTGGTTCCACATCAGCG ACCCTCTGTGTTTCAGCAACCTATCATCTTCCTTGGGGCTGATGTCACTCATCCTCCTGCAGGAGAtggaaagaagccatctattgCAGCG GTGGTAGGCAGTATGGATGCCCACCCCTGCAGGTACTGTGCTACAGTGCGGGTCCAGAGGCCTAGACAGGAGGTCATCCAGGATTTGGCCTCTATGGTGCGAGAGCTCTTGATCCAGTTCTACAAGTCGACCCGCTACAAGCCAACAAGGATCATTTTCTACAGGGATGGAGTGTCAGAGGGCCAGTTCAGAcag GTGCTGTACTATGAGCTGCTGGCCATCCGGGAGGCATGCATCAGTCTTGAGAAGGAATACCAGCCCGGGATAACTTACATCGTCGTGCAGAAACGCCATCACACGCGCCTGTTCTGCGCAGATCGCACTGAGCGG GTGGGACGAAGTGGAAACATTCCTGCCGGCACCACAGTGGACACAGACATCACCCACCCATACGAGTTTGACTTTTACCTCTGCAGTCACGCTGGAATCCAG GGTACCAGTCGTCCTTCTCACTACCATGTACTGTGGGATGACAACTGTTTCACCGCTGATGATTTCCAGCTCCTCACCTACCAGTTGTGCCACACCTACGTCCGCTGCACACGCTCTGTGTCCATCCCAGCACCTGCCTACTATGCTCACCTTGTAGCCTTCCGCGCTCGCTACCACCTGGTCGACAAAGAGCACGACAG tgcGGAAGGCAGCCATGTCTCAGGGCAGAGTAACGGCAGGGACCCCCAGGCTCTGGCCAAGGCTGTTCAGATCCACCACGACACACTGAGGACCATGTACTTCGCCTAA
- the LOC116315541 gene encoding free fatty acid receptor 3-like: MAYTLLLSVYIITFLMGVPANILAFGTFCRKVYRKPTPIDILLLNLTISDLIFLALLPFKMKEAFDDMEWLVPYSLCPLTGFLFYVTIYNSTLLLTAVSVERYLGVAHPIRHSLNRRPRYALLACVMFWLLTSLNLIVVYIMPYLQWRDTNGSTPATPPPNCYLNFSDKELAILLPFRLELFLVLFCIPFIICCFCYVNLILILSRLPNISRRRRLRCIGLALGTLIVFCVCFGPYNISHVVGFVNKENQEWRTVALLSSTLNACLDPFIFYLSSSAVRSMLKHCFRNITAKLHILRCEGTHHRPQQKPETEKYKKAEPS, encoded by the coding sequence ATGGCATACACTCTGCTGCTTTCTGTCTACATTATCACCTTCCTCATGGGAGTTCCTGCCAACATCCTGGCATTTGGTACCTTCTGCCGCAAGGTGTATCGCAAGCCAACCCCGATAGACATCCTCCTCCTCAACCTGACCATCTCAGACCTGATTTTCCTGGCTTTGCTGCCTTTTAAAATGAAGGAGGCCTTTGATGACATGGAGTGGTTGGTGCCCTACTCCCTCTGTCCCTTAACTGGTTTTCTCTTCTATGTTACCATCTACAACAGCACCCTGCTGCTCACCGCCGTGAGTGTGGAGCGTTACCTAGGGGTCGCCCACCCCATCAGGCATTCCCTCAATCGGCGGCCTCGTTATGCTTTGTTGGCCTGCGTCATGTTCTGGTTGCTAACGTCTCTGAACCTCATCGTCGTCTACATCATGCCTTACCTCCAGTGGAGAGACACCAATGGCAGCACTCCCGCCACACCTCCACCTAACTGCTACCTAAATTTCTCCGATAAAGAGCTTGCAATCCTGCTGCCGTTCCGCCTCGAGCTCTTCCTCGTCCTCTTCTGCATCCCCTTCATCATCTGCTGCTTCTGCTATGTCAACCTAATCCTTATCCTGTCCCGTCTCCCAAATATCAGCAGGCGGCGGAGGCTGCGATGCATTGGTCTGGCTCTTGGCACACTGATCGTATTCTGCGTCTGTTTTGGTCCTTACAACATCTCCCATGTGGTGGGCTTTGTCAATAAGGAGAATCAGGAGTGGAGGACTGTGGCGTTGCTTTCCAGCACCTTAAATGCCTGCCTGGATCCATTTATCTTCTACTTGTCCTCGTCAGCTGTTAGAAGCATGTTAAAGCACTGCTTCAGGAACATCACAGCAAAGCTGCACATCCTGCGGTGTGAAGGTACTCATCACCGTCCTCAACAGAAACCAGAAACCgaaaaatacaagaaagcaGAACCTTCTTGA
- the LOC116315533 gene encoding free fatty acid receptor 3: MQLAVKDCIALLIYILTFLLGLPANLLVFFVYMRKARKHGATPNVVYALNLCLANLGLLVWLPVKTLETLLQDWRLPAPVCLVYNFFLFSSLYGSCLFITAVTAGRYFSIAFPITYKRWRCARNSCIISAVLWLLVVLHLSPGVVVGEGGFFVSTGNNSSVCYEDFSASQLAVLLPLRLEMAIALFLLPLIVSTFCTMRCVTLVWRSKLSPMGKKRVLAVALSTLAVFVVCYAPYNASHVVGFVMGENVKWRTYAMLTSTCNVFLDPVVMLMLSPVMSRGILGRICGRQRQFSHRGGSRYQCKAIS; encoded by the coding sequence ATGCAGCTGGCTGTCAAGGACTGCATTGCTCTCCTCATCTACATCTTGACCTTTCTGCTCGGCCTTCCCGCCAACCTGCTCGTCTTCTTTGTGTACATGCGCAAGGCTCGTAAACATGGTGCCACACCCAACGTGGTCTACGCCCTCAACTTGTGTCTGGCCAACTTGGGGCTGTTAGTCTGGCTGCCTGTCAAGACTCTGGAGACTTTGCTTCAGGACTGGAGGCTGCCTGCTCCTGTGTGTCTTGTCTacaacttcttcctcttctcgtCCCTGTATGGCAGCTGTCTGttcatcactgctgtaacagCGGGCCGTTACTTCAGCATAGCATTCCCGATCACCTACAAGAGATGGCGCTGTGCTCGTAACTCCTGCATCATCAGCGCTGTCTTGTGGCTGTTGGTGGTGCTACACCTCAGCCCCGGCGTGGTGGTCGGAgaagggggtttttttgtttccacagGTAATAACTCCTCAGTATGCTATGAAGATTTTAGTGCGTCTCAGCTGGCCGTGCTGCTGCCACTCCGCCTGGAGATGGCCATCGCCCTGTTTCTTTTGCCTCTGATTGTGTCAACTTTTTGCACGATGCGCTGCGTCACGCTGGTGTGGCGCTCAAAATTGTCCCCCATGGGAAAAAAGAGAGTGCTGGCTGTTGCGCTGTCCACGCttgctgtgtttgtggtttGCTACGCACCCTACAACGCCTCACACGTCGTGGGGTTTGTGATGGGGGAGAACGTGAAGTGGAGGACGTACGCTATGCTGACGAGCACCTGTAACGTATTCCTGGACCCTGTGGTCATGCTGATGCTATCTCCAGTCATGTCAAGAGGCATCTTGGGAAGAATCTGTGGACGGCAAAGGCAGTTCAGCCACAGGGGGGGTTCTCGGTACCAGTGTAAAGCCATCAGTTAA
- the tekt2 gene encoding tektin-2 isoform X1 encodes MDNKARKNQLSSEVPEFRRNMMSSLNAKPGLHRSVSEWTSNNQQLSVTAQHERHISNVIRQEGRTLRNETNFKTHWDETDTCRRLSDRVWDVARWKEVLETCAQKVDEEMETLTLSKEHTEQALAATAVPLEVTTECLTLREGRQGHELVTDPVDEQLKKEVELIERVQQVLQQHTSRAFEQLCILQEVRHQLTADLQNKMDALDIDMSCLSLTIKSPHISLKTNPTRIPSGSSTPQEWVQFSQHNVARAHEAMQVSQQIREDMNLTRAQLQNELETQRRATDFALRKRNHHEEQARHELEWQIKTTEGEMAEMESDIHGLDADLQAKTANLKLAHTRLETRTNRPNMDLCRDEVQHGLVNEVQQLEATIAALKQKLSEAQQSLQNMKLHHSRMLQDLSRKQEALSLEQRSMNTRARLTSTSSTDNKNAALVVPLANSSGRSNLKLLAQ; translated from the exons cagaaatatgATGTCTTCACTAAATGCAAAGCCTGGCCTGCACCGCAGTGTGTCAGAGTGGACCAGCAACAATCAGCAGCTGTCTGTCACAGCTCAACATGAACGACATATTTCGAATGTCATCAGACAGGAAGGGAGGACACTACGCAACGAGACTAACTTTAAG ACACACTGGGATGAGACCGATACGTGTCGTAGGCTGAGTGACCGTGTTTGGGATGTTGCTCGGTGGAAGGAAGTGTTGGAAACTTGTGCTCAGAAAGTGGATGAAGAGATGGAGACTCTGACACTG TCCAAAGAGCACACCGAGCAAGCTTTGGCTGCCACTGCTGTTCCTCTGGAGGTCACCACTGAATGCCTGACACTGAGGGAGGGACGGCAAGGGCACGAGCTGGTCACGGACCCCGTGGACGAACAGCTGAAGAAAGAGGTGGAGCTGATTGAAAGAGTGCAGCAAGTTCTGCAGCAGCACACTAGCAGGGCCTTTGAGCAGCTATG CATTCTGCAGGAGGTGCGGCACCAGCTGACTGCTGATCTCCAGAACAAGATGGATGCCCTGGATATTGACATGTCCTGTCTGTCACTTACGATAAAATCGCCCCACATCTCCCTAAAGACCAACCCGACACGCATACCATCAGG TTCCTCCACCCCCCAGGAGTGGGTCCAGTTCAGCCAGCATAATGTGGCTCGTGCCCATGAGGCGATGCAGGTTTCCCAGCAAATAAGGGAGGATATGAACCTCACCCGAGCACAG CTGCAGAATGAGTTGGAGACTCAACGCAGAGCTACAGATTTTGCTCTCCGCAAACGTAATCACCACGAAGAGCAGGCCCGACATGAGCTGGAGTGGCAAATAAAAACT ACTGAGGGGGAAATGGCAGAAATGGAAAGTGACATCCACGGGCTGGATGCAGATCTGCAGGCAAAGACAGCCAACCTGAAGCTGGCTCACACCAGACTGGAGACCAGGACCAACAGGCCTAACATGGACCTGTGCAGAGATGAG GTGCAGCACGGCCTCGTTAATGAAGTCCAGCAACTGGAGGCCACGATCGCGGCTCTGAAGCAGAAGCTCTCTGAAGCTCA GCAGTCTCTGCAGAACATGAAGCTGCATCACTCCCGCATGCTGCAGGATCTTTCCAGAAAACAGGAAGCTCTGTCTCTGGAACAACGAAGCATGAACACCCGCGCTCGCCTCACATCAACCTCCAGCACCGACAATAAAAACGCGGCGCTCGTGGTCCCGCTGGCAAACTCCAGTGGGAGGAGCAACCTGAAGCTGCTGGCTCAGTGA
- the tekt2 gene encoding tektin-2 isoform X2 produces MDNKARKNQLSSEVPEFRNMMSSLNAKPGLHRSVSEWTSNNQQLSVTAQHERHISNVIRQEGRTLRNETNFKTHWDETDTCRRLSDRVWDVARWKEVLETCAQKVDEEMETLTLSKEHTEQALAATAVPLEVTTECLTLREGRQGHELVTDPVDEQLKKEVELIERVQQVLQQHTSRAFEQLCILQEVRHQLTADLQNKMDALDIDMSCLSLTIKSPHISLKTNPTRIPSGSSTPQEWVQFSQHNVARAHEAMQVSQQIREDMNLTRAQLQNELETQRRATDFALRKRNHHEEQARHELEWQIKTTEGEMAEMESDIHGLDADLQAKTANLKLAHTRLETRTNRPNMDLCRDEVQHGLVNEVQQLEATIAALKQKLSEAQQSLQNMKLHHSRMLQDLSRKQEALSLEQRSMNTRARLTSTSSTDNKNAALVVPLANSSGRSNLKLLAQ; encoded by the exons aaatatgATGTCTTCACTAAATGCAAAGCCTGGCCTGCACCGCAGTGTGTCAGAGTGGACCAGCAACAATCAGCAGCTGTCTGTCACAGCTCAACATGAACGACATATTTCGAATGTCATCAGACAGGAAGGGAGGACACTACGCAACGAGACTAACTTTAAG ACACACTGGGATGAGACCGATACGTGTCGTAGGCTGAGTGACCGTGTTTGGGATGTTGCTCGGTGGAAGGAAGTGTTGGAAACTTGTGCTCAGAAAGTGGATGAAGAGATGGAGACTCTGACACTG TCCAAAGAGCACACCGAGCAAGCTTTGGCTGCCACTGCTGTTCCTCTGGAGGTCACCACTGAATGCCTGACACTGAGGGAGGGACGGCAAGGGCACGAGCTGGTCACGGACCCCGTGGACGAACAGCTGAAGAAAGAGGTGGAGCTGATTGAAAGAGTGCAGCAAGTTCTGCAGCAGCACACTAGCAGGGCCTTTGAGCAGCTATG CATTCTGCAGGAGGTGCGGCACCAGCTGACTGCTGATCTCCAGAACAAGATGGATGCCCTGGATATTGACATGTCCTGTCTGTCACTTACGATAAAATCGCCCCACATCTCCCTAAAGACCAACCCGACACGCATACCATCAGG TTCCTCCACCCCCCAGGAGTGGGTCCAGTTCAGCCAGCATAATGTGGCTCGTGCCCATGAGGCGATGCAGGTTTCCCAGCAAATAAGGGAGGATATGAACCTCACCCGAGCACAG CTGCAGAATGAGTTGGAGACTCAACGCAGAGCTACAGATTTTGCTCTCCGCAAACGTAATCACCACGAAGAGCAGGCCCGACATGAGCTGGAGTGGCAAATAAAAACT ACTGAGGGGGAAATGGCAGAAATGGAAAGTGACATCCACGGGCTGGATGCAGATCTGCAGGCAAAGACAGCCAACCTGAAGCTGGCTCACACCAGACTGGAGACCAGGACCAACAGGCCTAACATGGACCTGTGCAGAGATGAG GTGCAGCACGGCCTCGTTAATGAAGTCCAGCAACTGGAGGCCACGATCGCGGCTCTGAAGCAGAAGCTCTCTGAAGCTCA GCAGTCTCTGCAGAACATGAAGCTGCATCACTCCCGCATGCTGCAGGATCTTTCCAGAAAACAGGAAGCTCTGTCTCTGGAACAACGAAGCATGAACACCCGCGCTCGCCTCACATCAACCTCCAGCACCGACAATAAAAACGCGGCGCTCGTGGTCCCGCTGGCAAACTCCAGTGGGAGGAGCAACCTGAAGCTGCTGGCTCAGTGA